One window of Nostoc sp. C052 genomic DNA carries:
- a CDS encoding ADP-ribosylglycohydrolase family protein — MLTAAKTLSGLMGLCVGDALGVPVEFTSRAERVKSPVTTMLGYGTWNQPPGTWSDDSSLSFCLAECLCRGYSLEAIANSFWRWYKEAYWTPRGDVFDIGQTTHTAIMRLKQGVVPHQAGGKVENSNGNGSLMRILPMAYCHRNLTLGELLARVHDVSAITHAHARSQMACGIYISIAVALLEGADPQTAYLQGLQDIQTIYSVREFLLEKPHFGRIFSGEIAKVPVEEINSGGYVIDTLESSLWCLLNSSSYSEAVLKAVNLGGDTDTTAAVTGGLAGIYYGVENIPKQWINQIARRQDIIYLAERFTRAVYS, encoded by the coding sequence ATGCTAACCGCTGCAAAAACGTTGTCTGGTTTGATGGGTTTATGTGTCGGTGATGCGTTGGGTGTGCCAGTGGAGTTTACTAGCCGCGCTGAACGAGTAAAATCTCCAGTGACAACGATGTTGGGTTATGGCACATGGAATCAACCACCAGGAACTTGGTCAGATGATAGTTCCTTAAGCTTTTGTTTGGCAGAATGTCTTTGTAGAGGGTATTCGTTGGAGGCTATAGCCAATTCCTTCTGGCGCTGGTACAAGGAAGCTTACTGGACTCCCCGTGGTGATGTCTTTGATATTGGTCAAACTACCCACACAGCAATTATGCGCCTGAAACAGGGAGTTGTTCCCCATCAGGCAGGCGGTAAGGTTGAAAATAGTAATGGCAATGGTTCTTTAATGAGAATCTTGCCGATGGCTTATTGTCATAGAAACTTAACTTTAGGTGAATTGCTGGCGCGGGTGCATGATGTTTCGGCGATTACTCATGCTCATGCGCGATCGCAAATGGCCTGCGGCATTTATATTAGTATTGCAGTGGCGCTCTTAGAAGGTGCTGACCCCCAAACAGCTTATTTACAAGGATTACAAGACATTCAAACAATTTATTCTGTCCGAGAATTTTTGTTAGAAAAGCCGCATTTTGGCAGAATTTTCAGTGGTGAGATTGCCAAAGTACCAGTAGAAGAGATTAACTCTGGTGGCTACGTAATTGACACCTTAGAGTCATCCCTCTGGTGTTTGTTAAATAGCTCGTCTTATTCTGAAGCAGTATTGAAAGCTGTGAATTTAGGCGGAGATACTGATACTACCGCCGCCGTCACCGGTGGGTTAGCGGGAATTTACTACGGCGTGGAAAATATTCCCAAACAATGGATAAACCAAATTGCTCGTAGACAAGACATTATTTACTTAGCAGAGCGTTTTACAAGGGCTGTTTACAGCTAG